One region of Chryseobacterium sp. SORGH_AS_0447 genomic DNA includes:
- a CDS encoding response regulator transcription factor: protein MENSIIKVGIVDDDLLLVQLLKNYINSTNGYEVVLTSTGGHHFLTETETGLPDLLLLDLRMAHGDGLEVLSALAATPEAPKIIVLSSFYRRSFMGQMLKMGAHAFLPKETDLEELLKVMHAVYHNGHYFSEEQVEVMRNQLSNKLPEFSPASKDGLTERETEVLRLVCQQFSTKEIADALYISPKTVETHKTSLMIKACVKNMAGLVIYAVQNQIVDANEIVLLDK from the coding sequence ATGGAAAATTCAATAATCAAAGTAGGCATTGTGGACGATGACCTGCTGCTGGTACAGCTTTTAAAAAATTACATCAACAGCACCAATGGTTATGAAGTCGTACTGACCTCAACCGGAGGCCATCATTTCCTGACCGAAACCGAAACCGGCTTACCGGATCTCCTCCTTCTGGATCTGAGAATGGCTCATGGTGACGGCCTTGAAGTGCTCTCTGCCTTAGCTGCCACACCTGAAGCTCCGAAGATCATCGTGCTGTCCAGCTTTTACCGGCGCTCTTTTATGGGGCAGATGCTGAAAATGGGCGCCCATGCTTTTCTGCCCAAAGAAACCGACCTGGAAGAGCTGCTGAAGGTGATGCATGCCGTCTACCACAACGGGCATTATTTTTCAGAAGAACAGGTTGAAGTCATGCGGAACCAGCTGTCCAATAAGCTTCCCGAATTTTCTCCGGCCTCCAAAGACGGCCTTACGGAACGGGAAACGGAGGTCCTCCGGCTGGTCTGCCAACAGTTCAGCACCAAAGAAATCGCAGATGCCCTGTACATCTCGCCAAAAACCGTGGAAACCCATAAGACCAGCCTGATGATCAAAGCCTGTGTGAAAAATATGGCCGGGCTAGTGATCTACGCCGTGCAAAATCAGATTGTGGATGCGAATGAAATTGTGTTGCTGGATAAATAA
- a CDS encoding RebB family R body protein — MTDSQNEINTEVVGMSSTVPAAISMQVNAHSTGLMYEQSVLNQQRDSLIGLSNSAMGIKKISSIRLKKEFNAFRKSRFDI; from the coding sequence ATGACAGACAGCCAGAATGAAATCAACACAGAAGTTGTAGGAATGTCTTCCACGGTACCCGCCGCCATTTCGATGCAGGTGAATGCCCATTCCACCGGATTAATGTATGAACAGTCCGTTCTGAACCAGCAGCGGGATTCGCTGATCGGATTGAGCAATTCCGCTATGGGAATCAAAAAGATCAGTTCCATCAGGTTAAAGAAAGAATTCAACGCGTTCCGGAAGAGCCGATTCGATATTTAA
- a CDS encoding RebB family R body protein, with amino-acid sequence MANVNEQITDAVTQTNVKVVAEAPAVALGNVYQIAAHSTGLMFENAVNNQNQQNILGQAATTQGVMQIYSLDTVADAISIARMMNPS; translated from the coding sequence ATGGCAAACGTAAATGAACAAATTACAGACGCAGTAACACAAACCAACGTAAAAGTAGTAGCCGAAGCCCCGGCAGTGGCCCTGGGAAACGTGTACCAAATCGCTGCCCATTCCACAGGGCTGATGTTTGAAAACGCCGTCAACAACCAGAACCAGCAGAACATCTTGGGACAGGCGGCCACAACCCAGGGGGTAATGCAGATCTACAGCCTGGATACCGTGGCCGATGCCATCTCCATCGCCAGGATGATGAATCCTTCTTAA
- a CDS encoding RebB family R body protein — MTVNPQITDAVTQTNVKVVAEAPAMALGNVYQTAAHSTGLMFENAVNNQNQQNILGQAATTQGVMQIYSFDTVADALSIARMLNPNP; from the coding sequence ATGACAGTGAATCCACAAATCACCGATGCGGTAACGCAAACCAATGTAAAAGTAGTGGCCGAAGCGCCGGCCATGGCTTTAGGAAATGTTTACCAGACCGCAGCCCATTCCACAGGGCTGATGTTTGAAAACGCCGTCAACAACCAGAACCAGCAGAATATTCTGGGACAGGCCGCCACGACCCAGGGCGTGATGCAGATCTACAGCTTCGACACTGTAGCGGATGCCCTTTCCATCGCCAGAATGCTGAATCCCAATCCGTAA
- a CDS encoding RebB family R body protein, giving the protein MSFVNQQITDAVTQTNVKVVAEAPAMALGNVYQTAAHSTGLMFENAVNNQNQQNILGQAATTQGVMQIYSVDTVADAISIARMMNPNP; this is encoded by the coding sequence ATGTCATTCGTAAATCAACAAATCACAGATGCAGTAACGCAAACCAATGTAAAAGTAGTAGCCGAAGCCCCGGCTATGGCTTTAGGAAATGTTTACCAGACCGCAGCCCATTCCACCGGACTGATGTTTGAAAACGCCGTCAACAACCAGAACCAGCAGAACATTTTAGGACAGGCCGCCACAACCCAGGGGGTAATGCAGATTTACAGCGTGGATACCGTGGCAGATGCTATTTCCATCGCCAGGATGATGAACCCTAACCCGTAA
- a CDS encoding sensor histidine kinase: MEYGKNESIIVLWIWIGIGLALLVTGFITVMILRYIAHVRKNKQKASLLIHKMQAEYSESALYLQEKDRERIAGELHDNIISRLNLIRLNTRYQDIGELHLDLKNSMRVIREMSHHLTPPDLSETGPEELIWDYLEQVKGNIRVKYYPVRHLSRRISNPVKLNLFRILQELINNILKHADASVITVSLRISERYLVLTVADDGKGLIRGYDKEPAGIGMRSIRLRAEQIKARYRFRSRPQKGTRFIMMTRL; the protein is encoded by the coding sequence ATGGAATACGGGAAGAATGAAAGTATAATTGTCCTTTGGATATGGATCGGGATCGGACTGGCATTGCTGGTCACGGGATTTATCACCGTGATGATCCTGCGCTATATCGCGCATGTGAGGAAAAATAAACAGAAAGCCTCCCTGCTGATCCATAAAATGCAGGCTGAATATAGCGAAAGTGCACTTTACCTGCAGGAAAAAGACCGGGAAAGAATTGCGGGAGAACTTCACGACAATATTATTTCCCGGCTGAATCTGATAAGGCTGAATACCCGGTATCAGGATATCGGTGAACTGCATCTTGATTTAAAAAATTCAATGCGTGTCATCCGTGAAATGAGCCATCACCTGACACCTCCGGACCTCAGCGAAACCGGCCCGGAAGAACTGATTTGGGATTATCTGGAACAGGTAAAAGGAAATATCAGGGTAAAATATTATCCCGTACGGCATCTGTCCCGCCGTATCAGCAATCCTGTAAAACTGAATCTTTTCAGGATCCTGCAGGAGCTGATCAACAATATACTAAAACATGCGGACGCGTCCGTCATTACCGTTTCCTTACGGATATCGGAACGGTACCTGGTCCTGACGGTAGCGGATGACGGCAAAGGACTTATCCGGGGATACGACAAAGAACCTGCGGGCATCGGGATGAGAAGCATCCGGCTGAGAGCAGAGCAGATCAAAGCCCGTTACCGGTTCAGGTCCCGGCCGCAGAAAGGAACCCGGTTTATAATGATGACCCGCCTTTAA